The following are from one region of the Streptomyces decoyicus genome:
- a CDS encoding NAD(+)/NADH kinase, with product MSVQRVGIVVHGGRPDAVTAADVVRQWCVREGVGCVAIDVWSQDEQRRDAREEVEAAGSPDLIVTLGGDGTFLRGARLAAQNDALVLGVDLGTLGFLTEVPADDVECALDSVHRGEVDIETRLMLTMRASRPLGLPVGMEALLRYGRGPALPPPLVRPECAVALDWGVALNVTALNDIVLEKLARDRQVSLGVYLSGRLLASYSADAVLVATPTGSTAYSFAAGGPVISPAADAIVFTPVAPHMTFNRSVVAAPDEAVALRVLGHSGRAAVSVDGQLRGVLDPGDWIGIYAAPQRLRVVRLGPTDFYGRLRERMRLTDAPAAAEAGITPLWPHTSPAPADLAHLRLPPLPADMDVDVD from the coding sequence ATGAGCGTGCAACGGGTGGGCATCGTCGTCCACGGAGGGCGCCCTGACGCCGTGACGGCCGCCGACGTCGTCCGGCAGTGGTGCGTACGCGAGGGTGTCGGCTGCGTCGCCATCGACGTGTGGAGCCAGGACGAGCAACGGCGGGATGCACGGGAGGAGGTCGAGGCCGCCGGCAGCCCCGACCTGATCGTCACGCTCGGCGGGGACGGCACCTTCCTCCGCGGAGCCCGCCTGGCCGCGCAGAACGACGCGCTGGTCCTCGGTGTCGACCTGGGGACCCTCGGCTTCCTGACCGAAGTCCCGGCCGACGACGTGGAATGCGCGCTGGACTCCGTTCACCGCGGCGAGGTGGATATCGAGACCCGTCTGATGCTGACGATGCGGGCGTCCCGGCCGCTGGGGCTCCCTGTGGGGATGGAAGCCCTCCTGCGCTACGGCCGGGGTCCCGCGCTCCCGCCTCCCCTGGTACGTCCCGAGTGTGCCGTCGCCCTGGACTGGGGGGTGGCCCTGAACGTGACGGCACTCAACGACATCGTCCTGGAGAAACTGGCCCGCGACCGGCAGGTCTCCCTCGGCGTGTACCTCTCTGGCCGGCTCCTCGCCTCCTACTCCGCCGACGCCGTCCTGGTCGCCACCCCCACCGGATCCACCGCCTACAGCTTCGCCGCCGGCGGCCCTGTCATCTCCCCCGCGGCCGACGCCATCGTCTTCACCCCGGTCGCCCCGCACATGACCTTCAACCGCTCGGTGGTCGCCGCCCCCGACGAGGCCGTCGCCCTACGCGTCCTGGGGCACTCCGGCCGCGCGGCGGTGAGCGTCGACGGCCAGTTGCGCGGCGTCCTGGATCCCGGGGACTGGATCGGCATCTACGCGGCTCCGCAGCGCCTGCGCGTCGTGCGGCTCGGACCGACCGACTTCTACGGCAGGCTGCGTGAGCGCATGCGCCTGACCGATGCCCCCGCGGCGGCCGAGGCCGGCATCACCCCCTTGTGGCCCCACACCAGCCCGGCTCCCGCAGACCTTGCCCACCTCCGCCTGCCGCCCCTGCCCGCGGACATGGACGTGGACGTGGACTGA
- a CDS encoding serine hydrolase domain-containing protein produces MPDRSPQLRRVRTSSPRPRRLITTAVVTAAALAVGATLTTSAAQARDSGDVVQRGLDRLVHNDRYPAALAAAVDRHGRTHHYTAGVADLRTGAKVPADGQVRAGSNTKTFTATVVLQLVGEGKVALDAPIEEYLPHLVRGEGIDGRRITVRQLLQHTSGLPNYTDFTGDLVGKERHTYVQPRALLDLALAHKARFAPGADWEYSNTNYLLAGLLIEKVTGRPLAEQITHRVIDRIGLRHTYFPGVGEEGIREAHPEGYYATKPGAPLKNITEMDPSWAWAAGQVVSTPGDLSRFFSALSAGKLLEPAQLAQMRTTVPAGLWPGARYGLGVVSTPLSCGGLMWGHGGDIPGYNTRTGVTDDGRAVTIAATADQAPVKQGPADVLAAVDAALCG; encoded by the coding sequence ATGCCCGATCGTTCTCCTCAACTGCGGCGAGTTCGCACGTCGTCGCCCAGGCCACGGCGGTTGATCACGACGGCGGTCGTGACGGCTGCCGCGCTGGCCGTGGGCGCCACTCTGACGACGTCAGCGGCACAGGCACGCGACTCCGGTGACGTCGTGCAGCGCGGTCTGGACCGTCTGGTCCACAACGACAGGTACCCGGCTGCCCTGGCCGCCGCCGTCGACCGTCACGGGCGCACCCATCACTACACCGCCGGTGTCGCGGACTTGAGGACCGGGGCGAAGGTGCCGGCCGACGGGCAGGTACGGGCGGGGAGCAACACCAAGACCTTCACCGCCACGGTCGTCCTGCAACTGGTCGGCGAAGGCAAGGTCGCTCTCGACGCCCCCATCGAGGAGTACCTGCCGCACCTGGTGCGGGGCGAGGGCATCGACGGTCGTCGCATCACGGTACGTCAGCTGCTCCAGCACACCAGCGGACTGCCCAACTACACCGACTTCACCGGAGACCTCGTCGGCAAGGAGCGCCACACCTACGTCCAGCCCCGCGCCCTGCTCGACCTGGCGCTGGCACACAAGGCGAGGTTCGCTCCGGGGGCCGACTGGGAGTACAGCAACACCAACTACCTCCTGGCCGGTCTGCTCATCGAGAAGGTCACCGGCCGCCCGCTGGCCGAGCAGATCACCCACCGGGTCATCGACCGCATCGGGCTGCGCCACACCTACTTCCCCGGCGTGGGCGAGGAGGGCATCCGGGAAGCCCATCCAGAGGGCTACTACGCGACGAAGCCCGGAGCGCCGCTGAAGAACATCACGGAGATGGACCCCTCCTGGGCCTGGGCCGCCGGACAGGTGGTCTCCACCCCGGGCGACCTGAGCCGCTTCTTCTCCGCCCTCTCCGCCGGCAAGCTCCTCGAACCCGCGCAGCTCGCCCAGATGCGCACCACCGTCCCCGCCGGTCTGTGGCCCGGTGCCCGGTACGGGCTGGGCGTGGTCAGCACCCCGCTGAGCTGCGGCGGGCTGATGTGGGGCCATGGCGGTGACATCCCCGGCTACAACACGCGCACCGGTGTCACCGATGACGGCCGCGCCGTCACGATCGCCGCCACCGCCGACCAGGCGCCCGTCAAACAGGGCCCCGCCGATGTCCTGGCCGCCGTCGACGCCGCCTTGTGCGGGTGA